A genomic segment from Octopus sinensis linkage group LG4, ASM634580v1, whole genome shotgun sequence encodes:
- the LOC115210878 gene encoding hydroxyacid-oxoacid transhydrogenase, mitochondrial, translating into MVRFFFSREKVSHLMRTVSSKWNIYSPDFVPPRGFQYHGTSTTQPQKEYAFEMACSSVRYGEGATQEVGKDFRNLGSKLICVMTDKGVLKTRAVKVALQSLEDQNLKYKLFTDVKVEPSDESFKTAIDFVKQDNFDAFLAIGGGSTMDTCKAANLYSSDPSADFLDYVNAPIGKGLPITISVKPLIAIPTTTGTGSETTGTAVFGFDKLKAKTGISNRSLRPTLGILDPLNVVSQPERVVAYSGLDILGHALESYTALPYYERAPRASSPELRPAYQGSNPISDVWSQAALQVCDKYLQRAVDNQDDLEAISNLQLASSFAAVGFGNAGVHLCHAISYPIAGLVRDYQAEGYPTDKPIIPHGLSVIITSPAVFSATAMSCPQRHLNGASFLGVDISNKKASDAGAILSDKLRSICQSLRVPNGLKALGYTEEDIPAMVKGTLPQHRVTKLSPLQQSDEELAETLADIIKNSMTIY; encoded by the exons gCTTTCAGTATCATGGGACctctaccacacaaccacaaaaAGAATACGCATTCGag ATGGCGTGTTCTTCAGTTCGTTATGGAGAAGGTGCTACACAAGAAGTAGGTAAA GACTTCCGCAATTTAGGTTCCAAGCTGATATGTGTGATGACAGATAAAGGTGTTTTGAAAACACGAGCTGTGAAAGTAGCACTTCAGTCACTGGAGGATCAAAACCTGAAATACAAGTTATTCACAGATGTAAAAGTGGAACCATCTGATGAAAG ctTTAAAACAGCCATAGACTTTGTGAAGCAAGACAACTTCGATGCCTTCCTTGCGATTGGTGGTGGTTCTACTATGGACACATGTAAAGCTGCCAACTTGTACTCATCTGATCCATCAGCAGACTTCCTAGACTATGTCAATGCTCCAATTGGCAAAGGTCTCCCTATTACCATATCTGTAAAACCCCTTATTGCAA TACCAACTACCACAGGAACAGGCAGTGAAACAACAGGCACAGCTGTGTTTGGATTTGATAAACTAAAGGCTAAAACTG GTATTTCCAATCGCTCTTTGCGACCAACATTAGGGATTTTGGATCCATTGAATGTGGTATCTCAGCCAGAACGTGTTGTTGCATACAGTGGCCTTGATATTCTGGG TCATGCATTAGAATCTTACACAGCCCTACCTTATTATGAAAGAGCTCCTAGAGCAAGCAGTCCTGAACTTCGGCCAGCTTACCAAGGCAGTAACCCTATTAGTGATGTTTGGTCCCAAGCTGCACTTCAGGTGTGTGATAAATATCTTCAAAG GGCAGTTGACAACCAAGATGATTTAGAAGCCATATCTAATTTACAACTAGCCAGTAGTTTTGCTGCTGTTGGTTTTGGAAACGCTGGTGTCCATTTATG CCATGCTATATCTTATCCAATTGCTGGATTAGTTAGAGACTATCAAGCTGAAGGTTATCCCACTGACAAACCTATTATT CCCCATGGACTCTCAGTCATAATTACATCACCTGCAGTGTTCAGTGCAACTGCAATGTCTTGTCCACAGCGTCATTTGAATGGGGCTAGTTTCTTGG GAGTTGATATCAGCAACAAGAAAGCAAGCGATGCTGGTGCCATTCTATCAGACAAATTAAGGTCGATTTGTCAGTCATTGAGGGTTCCTAATGGTTTGAAGGCTCTTGGTTATACTGAAGAAGATATTCCTGCCATGGTTAAAGGTACTTTGCCTCAG caccgAGTCACTAAACTGTCACCATTGCAGCAGTCAGATGAAGAACTTGCAGAAACTCTTGCAGACATTATAAAAAATTCAATGACAATATACTAA